Proteins encoded together in one Falco biarmicus isolate bFalBia1 chromosome 4, bFalBia1.pri, whole genome shotgun sequence window:
- the E4F1 gene encoding transcription factor E4F1 isoform X1, with protein MEAAMATSVGPAGLTAAAAEEREGAAAVGSGPTAPPAGPAAFLSLPAPFSEEDEDDVHKCGRCQSEFTSLEEFVQHKLQKVCQRAPEALAAASAGLLNQEVQKQVVPSVEESITVAHIVVEASSIAEEISNASAIVGSGHIKEVIVAGDHVFENPNGHIDGEVTEEQGNPDDQEQDISTELIKVKLLVNKEGRYVCELCQKTFKTASILKAHMITHSSRKDYECKLCGTSFRTKGSLIRHHRRHTDERPYKCKKCGKSFRESGALTRHLKSLTPCTEKIRFNMNKEIVVNKDDLPTGSCSSNADTVSSIASESIETSPVIHLVTDAKGNVLHEVHVQMQELPVVDAKSLDQDQSHPEELPCEGEVNSENLLRQAMRNSGIVIERVAMEEMQKPDEPAVAATEELENEVVEAEEEPCGEQCVEVEQAESTDAERTNGYKNYVCPHCNEAFSEATALETHIKGHLDYKPFKCDECGKEFTKGYLLKKHQEVHVNERRFRCGECGKLYKTIAHVKGHRRVHSDERPYSCPKCGKRYKTKNAQQVHFRTHLEDKPYVCQYCSRGFREKGSLVRHIRHHTGEKPFKCYKCGRGFAEHGTLNRHLKTKGGCLLALKEVEEVMVSEESQSADNLAATVISEDPHTVLVEFSSVVADTQEYIIETATEDMETSEATEIIEGTRHEVDSHIMKVVQQIVNQANSGHQIIVQNVTVAENSEVTTDAADTITIATPESLTEQVAMTLASAIGEGTVLTTEGSIETEEATVTMVASEDIEIMEHAGEFVIASQEGEVEVQTVIV; from the exons ATGGAGGCCGCGATGGCAACGAGCGTGGGGCCGGCGGGGCTTACGGCAGCCGCGGCTGAGGAGCGGGAGGGGGCAGCGGCCGTGGGCTCCGGCCCCaccgcgccgcccgccggcccTGCCGCCTTCCTCAGCCTCCCGGCGCCCTTCAGTGAGGAAG ATGAAGATGATGTGCATAAGTGCGGTCGCTGCCAGTCGGAGTTCACCTCCTTGGAAGAATTTGTGCAACACAAATTACAAAAGGTCTGCCAGCGAGCTCCCGAAGCTCTTGCTGCTGCATCAGCAGGTCTCCTCAACCAAGAAGTACAAAAG CAGGTCGTTCCTTCTGTTGAGGAGTCGATAACTGTTGCTCATATAGTCGTCGAAGCATCTTCAATAGCAGAGGAAATCAGCAACGCATCTGCTATAGTAG GTAGTGGGCACATCAAAGAAGTCATTGTTGCAGGAGACCACGTTTTCGAAAACCCAAATGGTCACATAGATGGGGAAGTCACTGAAGAGCAAGGCAACCCTGACGACCAGGAGCAGGATATTTCCACAGAACTGATAAAGGTTAAGCTGCTGGTCAACAAAGAAGGGCGATATGTATGCGAGTTATGTcagaagacatttaaaaca GCCAGCATCCTCAAAGCTCACATGATtactcacagcagcagaaaggactATGAATGTAAACTTTGTGGGACTTCCTTCAGGACAAAAGGGTCTCTGATTCGACACCATCGGCGTCACACTG ATGAAAGACCTTACAAATGCAAGAAATGTGGGAAAAGCTTCCGGGAATCAGGAGCTTTGACTCGGCACCTGAAATCTCTGACACCCTGCACTGAAAAAATTCGCTTCAACATGAACAAAGAAATAGTAGTCAATAAAGATGATTTGCCAACAG GATCCTGCAGTTCAAACGCAGACACTGTTTCATCAATAGCAAGTGAATCCATCGAGACCTCACCCGTCATTCATCTTGTGACGGATGCAAAAGGCAACGTTCTTCACGAAGTCCACGTCCAAATGCAGGAACTTCCTGTTGTAGATGCGAAATCCCTGGACCAAGAT CAGTCGCATCCTGAGGAGCTGCCGTGTGAGGGGGAAGTGAACAGTGAGAATCTGCTGAGGCAGGCCATGAGGAATTCGGGTATTGTGATAGAGAGAGTCGCTATGGAGGAAATGCAAAAGCCAGATGAGCCTGCTGTAGCTGCTACAGAAGAACTAGAAAACGAAGTGGTGGAGGCAGAAGAGGAGCCATGTGGGGAACAATGTGTTGAAGTAGAACAAGCAGAGTCT ACAGATGCAGAAAGAACAAATGGGTACAAAAATTATGTTTGCCCTCACTGTAATGAAGCCTTCAGTGAAGCTACTGCCCTTGAAACACACATCAAAGGTCATTTAG aTTACAAGCCTTTTAAGTGTGACGAGTGTGGCAAAGAGTTCACAAAGGGCTACCTGCTAAAAAAGCATCAAGAGGTGCACGTGAATGAACGGCGTTTCCGCTGTGGAGAGTGTGGCAAGCTCTACAAGACCATTGCACATGTGAAGGGGCATCGGAGAGTGCATTCTGATGAGCGGCCGTATTCCTGTCCGAAGTGTGGCAAGCGGTACAAGACAAAG AATGCTCAGCAAGTTCATTTCCGTACGCACTTAGAGGATAAGCCTTATGTCTGTCAGTACTGCAGTCGGGGCTTTCGGGAAAAGGGCTCGCTGGTCCGTCACATCCGCCATCACACGGGAGAAAAGCCTTTTAAGTGTTACAAGTGCGGGCGAGGGTTTGCAGAGCACGGTACTCTCAACAGGCACTTAAAAACCAAAg GTGGCTGCCTCCTTGCTTTGAAAGAGGTGGAAGAAGTGATGGTGTCTGAGGAAAGTCAGTCAGCTGACAACTTAGCTGCAACAGTCATTTCTGAAGATCCTCACACTGTGCTGGTAGAGTTTTCTTCAGTGGTGGCGGACACTCAGGAATACATCATTGAG ACTGCTACTGAAGACATGGAGACCAGTGAAGCTACTGAAATAATAGAGGGAACAAGACATGAG GTTGACAGCCACATTATGAAGGTTGTGCAACAAATAGTAAATCAAGCAAACTCTGGTCACCAGATCATTGTACAGAATGTCACTGTGGCGGAAAACTCTGAAGTCACCACAGATGCTGCAGACACCATCACCATTGCGACCCCTGAAAGCCTCACGGAGCAGGTCGCAATGACACTGGCTTCTGCCATCGGAGAAGGAACAGTGCTGACTACAGAGGGGAGCATCGAGACAGAAGAAGCAACGGTGACAATGGTGGCATCGGAGGATATTGAAATAATGGAACATGCAGGAGAGTTTGTGATTGCTTCCCAGGAGGGGGAGGTGGAAGTCCAGACTGTGATTGTGTAA
- the E4F1 gene encoding transcription factor E4F1 isoform X2 has translation MEAAMATSVGPAGLTAAAAEEREGAAAVGSGPTAPPAGPAAFLSLPAPFSEEDEDDVHKCGRCQSEFTSLEEFVQHKLQKVCQRAPEALAAASAGLLNQEVQKVVPSVEESITVAHIVVEASSIAEEISNASAIVGSGHIKEVIVAGDHVFENPNGHIDGEVTEEQGNPDDQEQDISTELIKVKLLVNKEGRYVCELCQKTFKTASILKAHMITHSSRKDYECKLCGTSFRTKGSLIRHHRRHTDERPYKCKKCGKSFRESGALTRHLKSLTPCTEKIRFNMNKEIVVNKDDLPTGSCSSNADTVSSIASESIETSPVIHLVTDAKGNVLHEVHVQMQELPVVDAKSLDQDQSHPEELPCEGEVNSENLLRQAMRNSGIVIERVAMEEMQKPDEPAVAATEELENEVVEAEEEPCGEQCVEVEQAESTDAERTNGYKNYVCPHCNEAFSEATALETHIKGHLDYKPFKCDECGKEFTKGYLLKKHQEVHVNERRFRCGECGKLYKTIAHVKGHRRVHSDERPYSCPKCGKRYKTKNAQQVHFRTHLEDKPYVCQYCSRGFREKGSLVRHIRHHTGEKPFKCYKCGRGFAEHGTLNRHLKTKGGCLLALKEVEEVMVSEESQSADNLAATVISEDPHTVLVEFSSVVADTQEYIIETATEDMETSEATEIIEGTRHEVDSHIMKVVQQIVNQANSGHQIIVQNVTVAENSEVTTDAADTITIATPESLTEQVAMTLASAIGEGTVLTTEGSIETEEATVTMVASEDIEIMEHAGEFVIASQEGEVEVQTVIV, from the exons ATGGAGGCCGCGATGGCAACGAGCGTGGGGCCGGCGGGGCTTACGGCAGCCGCGGCTGAGGAGCGGGAGGGGGCAGCGGCCGTGGGCTCCGGCCCCaccgcgccgcccgccggcccTGCCGCCTTCCTCAGCCTCCCGGCGCCCTTCAGTGAGGAAG ATGAAGATGATGTGCATAAGTGCGGTCGCTGCCAGTCGGAGTTCACCTCCTTGGAAGAATTTGTGCAACACAAATTACAAAAGGTCTGCCAGCGAGCTCCCGAAGCTCTTGCTGCTGCATCAGCAGGTCTCCTCAACCAAGAAGTACAAAAG GTCGTTCCTTCTGTTGAGGAGTCGATAACTGTTGCTCATATAGTCGTCGAAGCATCTTCAATAGCAGAGGAAATCAGCAACGCATCTGCTATAGTAG GTAGTGGGCACATCAAAGAAGTCATTGTTGCAGGAGACCACGTTTTCGAAAACCCAAATGGTCACATAGATGGGGAAGTCACTGAAGAGCAAGGCAACCCTGACGACCAGGAGCAGGATATTTCCACAGAACTGATAAAGGTTAAGCTGCTGGTCAACAAAGAAGGGCGATATGTATGCGAGTTATGTcagaagacatttaaaaca GCCAGCATCCTCAAAGCTCACATGATtactcacagcagcagaaaggactATGAATGTAAACTTTGTGGGACTTCCTTCAGGACAAAAGGGTCTCTGATTCGACACCATCGGCGTCACACTG ATGAAAGACCTTACAAATGCAAGAAATGTGGGAAAAGCTTCCGGGAATCAGGAGCTTTGACTCGGCACCTGAAATCTCTGACACCCTGCACTGAAAAAATTCGCTTCAACATGAACAAAGAAATAGTAGTCAATAAAGATGATTTGCCAACAG GATCCTGCAGTTCAAACGCAGACACTGTTTCATCAATAGCAAGTGAATCCATCGAGACCTCACCCGTCATTCATCTTGTGACGGATGCAAAAGGCAACGTTCTTCACGAAGTCCACGTCCAAATGCAGGAACTTCCTGTTGTAGATGCGAAATCCCTGGACCAAGAT CAGTCGCATCCTGAGGAGCTGCCGTGTGAGGGGGAAGTGAACAGTGAGAATCTGCTGAGGCAGGCCATGAGGAATTCGGGTATTGTGATAGAGAGAGTCGCTATGGAGGAAATGCAAAAGCCAGATGAGCCTGCTGTAGCTGCTACAGAAGAACTAGAAAACGAAGTGGTGGAGGCAGAAGAGGAGCCATGTGGGGAACAATGTGTTGAAGTAGAACAAGCAGAGTCT ACAGATGCAGAAAGAACAAATGGGTACAAAAATTATGTTTGCCCTCACTGTAATGAAGCCTTCAGTGAAGCTACTGCCCTTGAAACACACATCAAAGGTCATTTAG aTTACAAGCCTTTTAAGTGTGACGAGTGTGGCAAAGAGTTCACAAAGGGCTACCTGCTAAAAAAGCATCAAGAGGTGCACGTGAATGAACGGCGTTTCCGCTGTGGAGAGTGTGGCAAGCTCTACAAGACCATTGCACATGTGAAGGGGCATCGGAGAGTGCATTCTGATGAGCGGCCGTATTCCTGTCCGAAGTGTGGCAAGCGGTACAAGACAAAG AATGCTCAGCAAGTTCATTTCCGTACGCACTTAGAGGATAAGCCTTATGTCTGTCAGTACTGCAGTCGGGGCTTTCGGGAAAAGGGCTCGCTGGTCCGTCACATCCGCCATCACACGGGAGAAAAGCCTTTTAAGTGTTACAAGTGCGGGCGAGGGTTTGCAGAGCACGGTACTCTCAACAGGCACTTAAAAACCAAAg GTGGCTGCCTCCTTGCTTTGAAAGAGGTGGAAGAAGTGATGGTGTCTGAGGAAAGTCAGTCAGCTGACAACTTAGCTGCAACAGTCATTTCTGAAGATCCTCACACTGTGCTGGTAGAGTTTTCTTCAGTGGTGGCGGACACTCAGGAATACATCATTGAG ACTGCTACTGAAGACATGGAGACCAGTGAAGCTACTGAAATAATAGAGGGAACAAGACATGAG GTTGACAGCCACATTATGAAGGTTGTGCAACAAATAGTAAATCAAGCAAACTCTGGTCACCAGATCATTGTACAGAATGTCACTGTGGCGGAAAACTCTGAAGTCACCACAGATGCTGCAGACACCATCACCATTGCGACCCCTGAAAGCCTCACGGAGCAGGTCGCAATGACACTGGCTTCTGCCATCGGAGAAGGAACAGTGCTGACTACAGAGGGGAGCATCGAGACAGAAGAAGCAACGGTGACAATGGTGGCATCGGAGGATATTGAAATAATGGAACATGCAGGAGAGTTTGTGATTGCTTCCCAGGAGGGGGAGGTGGAAGTCCAGACTGTGATTGTGTAA
- the E4F1 gene encoding transcription factor E4F1 isoform X3 yields MEAAMATSVGPAGLTAAAAEEREGAAAVGSGPTAPPAGPAAFLSLPAPFSEEDEDDVHKCGRCQSEFTSLEEFVQHKLQKVCQRAPEALAAASAGLLNQEVQKQVVPSVEESITVAHIVVEASSIAEEISNASAIVGSGHIKEVIVAGDHVFENPNGHIDGEVTEEQGNPDDQEQDISTELIKVKLLVNKEGRYVCELCQKTFKTASILKAHMITHSSRKDYECKLCGTSFRTKGSLIRHHRRHTDERPYKCKKCGKSFRESGALTRHLKSLTPCTEKIRFNMNKEIVVNKDDLPTGSCSSNADTVSSIASESIETSPVIHLVTDAKGNVLHEVHVQMQELPVVDAKSLDQDSHPEELPCEGEVNSENLLRQAMRNSGIVIERVAMEEMQKPDEPAVAATEELENEVVEAEEEPCGEQCVEVEQAESTDAERTNGYKNYVCPHCNEAFSEATALETHIKGHLDYKPFKCDECGKEFTKGYLLKKHQEVHVNERRFRCGECGKLYKTIAHVKGHRRVHSDERPYSCPKCGKRYKTKNAQQVHFRTHLEDKPYVCQYCSRGFREKGSLVRHIRHHTGEKPFKCYKCGRGFAEHGTLNRHLKTKGGCLLALKEVEEVMVSEESQSADNLAATVISEDPHTVLVEFSSVVADTQEYIIETATEDMETSEATEIIEGTRHEVDSHIMKVVQQIVNQANSGHQIIVQNVTVAENSEVTTDAADTITIATPESLTEQVAMTLASAIGEGTVLTTEGSIETEEATVTMVASEDIEIMEHAGEFVIASQEGEVEVQTVIV; encoded by the exons ATGGAGGCCGCGATGGCAACGAGCGTGGGGCCGGCGGGGCTTACGGCAGCCGCGGCTGAGGAGCGGGAGGGGGCAGCGGCCGTGGGCTCCGGCCCCaccgcgccgcccgccggcccTGCCGCCTTCCTCAGCCTCCCGGCGCCCTTCAGTGAGGAAG ATGAAGATGATGTGCATAAGTGCGGTCGCTGCCAGTCGGAGTTCACCTCCTTGGAAGAATTTGTGCAACACAAATTACAAAAGGTCTGCCAGCGAGCTCCCGAAGCTCTTGCTGCTGCATCAGCAGGTCTCCTCAACCAAGAAGTACAAAAG CAGGTCGTTCCTTCTGTTGAGGAGTCGATAACTGTTGCTCATATAGTCGTCGAAGCATCTTCAATAGCAGAGGAAATCAGCAACGCATCTGCTATAGTAG GTAGTGGGCACATCAAAGAAGTCATTGTTGCAGGAGACCACGTTTTCGAAAACCCAAATGGTCACATAGATGGGGAAGTCACTGAAGAGCAAGGCAACCCTGACGACCAGGAGCAGGATATTTCCACAGAACTGATAAAGGTTAAGCTGCTGGTCAACAAAGAAGGGCGATATGTATGCGAGTTATGTcagaagacatttaaaaca GCCAGCATCCTCAAAGCTCACATGATtactcacagcagcagaaaggactATGAATGTAAACTTTGTGGGACTTCCTTCAGGACAAAAGGGTCTCTGATTCGACACCATCGGCGTCACACTG ATGAAAGACCTTACAAATGCAAGAAATGTGGGAAAAGCTTCCGGGAATCAGGAGCTTTGACTCGGCACCTGAAATCTCTGACACCCTGCACTGAAAAAATTCGCTTCAACATGAACAAAGAAATAGTAGTCAATAAAGATGATTTGCCAACAG GATCCTGCAGTTCAAACGCAGACACTGTTTCATCAATAGCAAGTGAATCCATCGAGACCTCACCCGTCATTCATCTTGTGACGGATGCAAAAGGCAACGTTCTTCACGAAGTCCACGTCCAAATGCAGGAACTTCCTGTTGTAGATGCGAAATCCCTGGACCAAGAT TCGCATCCTGAGGAGCTGCCGTGTGAGGGGGAAGTGAACAGTGAGAATCTGCTGAGGCAGGCCATGAGGAATTCGGGTATTGTGATAGAGAGAGTCGCTATGGAGGAAATGCAAAAGCCAGATGAGCCTGCTGTAGCTGCTACAGAAGAACTAGAAAACGAAGTGGTGGAGGCAGAAGAGGAGCCATGTGGGGAACAATGTGTTGAAGTAGAACAAGCAGAGTCT ACAGATGCAGAAAGAACAAATGGGTACAAAAATTATGTTTGCCCTCACTGTAATGAAGCCTTCAGTGAAGCTACTGCCCTTGAAACACACATCAAAGGTCATTTAG aTTACAAGCCTTTTAAGTGTGACGAGTGTGGCAAAGAGTTCACAAAGGGCTACCTGCTAAAAAAGCATCAAGAGGTGCACGTGAATGAACGGCGTTTCCGCTGTGGAGAGTGTGGCAAGCTCTACAAGACCATTGCACATGTGAAGGGGCATCGGAGAGTGCATTCTGATGAGCGGCCGTATTCCTGTCCGAAGTGTGGCAAGCGGTACAAGACAAAG AATGCTCAGCAAGTTCATTTCCGTACGCACTTAGAGGATAAGCCTTATGTCTGTCAGTACTGCAGTCGGGGCTTTCGGGAAAAGGGCTCGCTGGTCCGTCACATCCGCCATCACACGGGAGAAAAGCCTTTTAAGTGTTACAAGTGCGGGCGAGGGTTTGCAGAGCACGGTACTCTCAACAGGCACTTAAAAACCAAAg GTGGCTGCCTCCTTGCTTTGAAAGAGGTGGAAGAAGTGATGGTGTCTGAGGAAAGTCAGTCAGCTGACAACTTAGCTGCAACAGTCATTTCTGAAGATCCTCACACTGTGCTGGTAGAGTTTTCTTCAGTGGTGGCGGACACTCAGGAATACATCATTGAG ACTGCTACTGAAGACATGGAGACCAGTGAAGCTACTGAAATAATAGAGGGAACAAGACATGAG GTTGACAGCCACATTATGAAGGTTGTGCAACAAATAGTAAATCAAGCAAACTCTGGTCACCAGATCATTGTACAGAATGTCACTGTGGCGGAAAACTCTGAAGTCACCACAGATGCTGCAGACACCATCACCATTGCGACCCCTGAAAGCCTCACGGAGCAGGTCGCAATGACACTGGCTTCTGCCATCGGAGAAGGAACAGTGCTGACTACAGAGGGGAGCATCGAGACAGAAGAAGCAACGGTGACAATGGTGGCATCGGAGGATATTGAAATAATGGAACATGCAGGAGAGTTTGTGATTGCTTCCCAGGAGGGGGAGGTGGAAGTCCAGACTGTGATTGTGTAA
- the E4F1 gene encoding transcription factor E4F1 isoform X5, with translation MVCWVGGERTERNVFKGSGHIKEVIVAGDHVFENPNGHIDGEVTEEQGNPDDQEQDISTELIKVKLLVNKEGRYVCELCQKTFKTASILKAHMITHSSRKDYECKLCGTSFRTKGSLIRHHRRHTDERPYKCKKCGKSFRESGALTRHLKSLTPCTEKIRFNMNKEIVVNKDDLPTGSCSSNADTVSSIASESIETSPVIHLVTDAKGNVLHEVHVQMQELPVVDAKSLDQDQSHPEELPCEGEVNSENLLRQAMRNSGIVIERVAMEEMQKPDEPAVAATEELENEVVEAEEEPCGEQCVEVEQAESTDAERTNGYKNYVCPHCNEAFSEATALETHIKGHLDYKPFKCDECGKEFTKGYLLKKHQEVHVNERRFRCGECGKLYKTIAHVKGHRRVHSDERPYSCPKCGKRYKTKNAQQVHFRTHLEDKPYVCQYCSRGFREKGSLVRHIRHHTGEKPFKCYKCGRGFAEHGTLNRHLKTKGGCLLALKEVEEVMVSEESQSADNLAATVISEDPHTVLVEFSSVVADTQEYIIETATEDMETSEATEIIEGTRHEVDSHIMKVVQQIVNQANSGHQIIVQNVTVAENSEVTTDAADTITIATPESLTEQVAMTLASAIGEGTVLTTEGSIETEEATVTMVASEDIEIMEHAGEFVIASQEGEVEVQTVIV, from the exons ATGGTCTGTTGGGTTGGAGGGGAGAGGACAGAACGCAATGTTTTTAAAG GTAGTGGGCACATCAAAGAAGTCATTGTTGCAGGAGACCACGTTTTCGAAAACCCAAATGGTCACATAGATGGGGAAGTCACTGAAGAGCAAGGCAACCCTGACGACCAGGAGCAGGATATTTCCACAGAACTGATAAAGGTTAAGCTGCTGGTCAACAAAGAAGGGCGATATGTATGCGAGTTATGTcagaagacatttaaaaca GCCAGCATCCTCAAAGCTCACATGATtactcacagcagcagaaaggactATGAATGTAAACTTTGTGGGACTTCCTTCAGGACAAAAGGGTCTCTGATTCGACACCATCGGCGTCACACTG ATGAAAGACCTTACAAATGCAAGAAATGTGGGAAAAGCTTCCGGGAATCAGGAGCTTTGACTCGGCACCTGAAATCTCTGACACCCTGCACTGAAAAAATTCGCTTCAACATGAACAAAGAAATAGTAGTCAATAAAGATGATTTGCCAACAG GATCCTGCAGTTCAAACGCAGACACTGTTTCATCAATAGCAAGTGAATCCATCGAGACCTCACCCGTCATTCATCTTGTGACGGATGCAAAAGGCAACGTTCTTCACGAAGTCCACGTCCAAATGCAGGAACTTCCTGTTGTAGATGCGAAATCCCTGGACCAAGAT CAGTCGCATCCTGAGGAGCTGCCGTGTGAGGGGGAAGTGAACAGTGAGAATCTGCTGAGGCAGGCCATGAGGAATTCGGGTATTGTGATAGAGAGAGTCGCTATGGAGGAAATGCAAAAGCCAGATGAGCCTGCTGTAGCTGCTACAGAAGAACTAGAAAACGAAGTGGTGGAGGCAGAAGAGGAGCCATGTGGGGAACAATGTGTTGAAGTAGAACAAGCAGAGTCT ACAGATGCAGAAAGAACAAATGGGTACAAAAATTATGTTTGCCCTCACTGTAATGAAGCCTTCAGTGAAGCTACTGCCCTTGAAACACACATCAAAGGTCATTTAG aTTACAAGCCTTTTAAGTGTGACGAGTGTGGCAAAGAGTTCACAAAGGGCTACCTGCTAAAAAAGCATCAAGAGGTGCACGTGAATGAACGGCGTTTCCGCTGTGGAGAGTGTGGCAAGCTCTACAAGACCATTGCACATGTGAAGGGGCATCGGAGAGTGCATTCTGATGAGCGGCCGTATTCCTGTCCGAAGTGTGGCAAGCGGTACAAGACAAAG AATGCTCAGCAAGTTCATTTCCGTACGCACTTAGAGGATAAGCCTTATGTCTGTCAGTACTGCAGTCGGGGCTTTCGGGAAAAGGGCTCGCTGGTCCGTCACATCCGCCATCACACGGGAGAAAAGCCTTTTAAGTGTTACAAGTGCGGGCGAGGGTTTGCAGAGCACGGTACTCTCAACAGGCACTTAAAAACCAAAg GTGGCTGCCTCCTTGCTTTGAAAGAGGTGGAAGAAGTGATGGTGTCTGAGGAAAGTCAGTCAGCTGACAACTTAGCTGCAACAGTCATTTCTGAAGATCCTCACACTGTGCTGGTAGAGTTTTCTTCAGTGGTGGCGGACACTCAGGAATACATCATTGAG ACTGCTACTGAAGACATGGAGACCAGTGAAGCTACTGAAATAATAGAGGGAACAAGACATGAG GTTGACAGCCACATTATGAAGGTTGTGCAACAAATAGTAAATCAAGCAAACTCTGGTCACCAGATCATTGTACAGAATGTCACTGTGGCGGAAAACTCTGAAGTCACCACAGATGCTGCAGACACCATCACCATTGCGACCCCTGAAAGCCTCACGGAGCAGGTCGCAATGACACTGGCTTCTGCCATCGGAGAAGGAACAGTGCTGACTACAGAGGGGAGCATCGAGACAGAAGAAGCAACGGTGACAATGGTGGCATCGGAGGATATTGAAATAATGGAACATGCAGGAGAGTTTGTGATTGCTTCCCAGGAGGGGGAGGTGGAAGTCCAGACTGTGATTGTGTAA